The Marivirga tractuosa DSM 4126 genome contains the following window.
CATTTACATAGATGCGAGATGGTTGCTTGTTTTCTAAAACATCATTCCCCATCTTCATAATATTGGCAATTTGCGAAAGCGTTATGAAAACAACAATTACGATTAACAATGCCATGCTCCCATAGCCGATTATCATTCTACTTTTGATGGAATTGAAGTTTATTTTTCTCATAATGCGCACCCTATCTTTTTCCAAAGGTCAATTTATCTTTTCTCGACCTAATTAAAAAGCTTCAAACATAAATTTTGATCAATCGGTTATGATGACATATTAAAAATCTGGAAAAATGAAAAAAAAGCATCGAAAGTCGCTTATTTGGTTTAGGAAAAACTTAAGGCTGAAAGATAACCAAGCACTGTTGGAAGGTGTCCAAAATTCAGAAAAGTACCTTTTACTCTATATTTTTGATGAGAGAGAATGGAAGAAAAATCCTGTAGGACTTAAAAGGTCGTCTGACAAAAAATTAAATTTTCTTTGGCAATCTGTTCTAGATTTAAAGCAAAATATTGAAGCTAAAGGTGGACAATTGGTTATGCTAAAAGGCGATGCAGAAGATCTTATTCAGCGACTATCGATAGAAAATAAATTTGATGCCCTGTATGCTCCAAAAGAATCTGGCACTGAGGAATTTGAGTTAGAGAAATCCGTTGAAGATTTTTTTATTAAGCATAGAGCAAAGGTGGATTTTTATGCCCAAACCACGCTTTTCCATGAAGATGATATTCCTTGGCCAATCGGAAAGTTACCAGATATTTTTACTCAATTCAGAAAGGAGAATGAAAAGCAAACTGGGGTTAGAGATCTATTTGAATCGCCAGAGGATTTATCAGCGTCTATCCCTGTAAAGGAAGTTTTTGAATTTTCAGATTTAGCGATTGGAAGTATTAGCCCAGAAGAGAAATCAGTTCTAAATTTTCAGGGAGGAGAAACACATGCCTGGGAAAGGTTGGAATATTATTTCTGGGATTCAGATCAATTAAAAGAGTATAAAAATACTAGAAATGGATTATTGGGCGAACGATATTCTTCGAAATTCTCACCATGGTTGGCTTTAGGATGCATTTCTCCCAAATCCATATATTATCAGGTTAAACAATATGAAAAGGAACGGAAGAAAAATCAATCTACTTACTGGATGATTTTTGAACTGATTTGGAGAGATTATTTTCATTTTGTGTTAAAAAAATTTGGAGCGCAGCTTTTTCAAAAAGAAGGTATAAAAGGAAAAGGAGTAGATTGGAAGTGGGATTTAGAGCTTTTTGAAAAATGGAAAACTGCTGAAACGGGTGTCCCTTTTATTGATGCTAATATGCGGGAATTAAATGCTACTGGTTTTATGAGCAATAGAGGTAGGCAAAATGTAGCTAGCTTTTTAGTAAAAGATTTAGGGTTGGATTGGCGAATGGGTGCTTGGTATTTTGAGCATCAATTGATTGATTATGACGTGGCCAGCAACTGGGGAAACTGGGCTTATGTTGCAGGAGTTGGAAATGATCCAAGAGAGAATCGTTATTTTAATATTCTGAGCCAAGCTAAAAAATATGATGTAAAAGGAGATTATGTAAGACATTGGATTCCAGAATTGAAGGAAATCGAAGGCTTTAACATTCATAAAGTATCCTTGATGAATGAGGTAGCGTTGGAAAAACTGAATTTGATTATTCCTGATATTTATTTAAGGCCAGTAGTGGATATGGGCAAGTGGGAGTATTAGGGTTAAAATTCAAGTTCTCTGGCATTTCTGAACAAGCAATTTATCTGAACAGTTAAGTATTTCCGAACTGTTCATTGATTTTCATTTCTCTTTACTTGTTCCTTACATCTTAACTTACTATCCCTTAGCTTTATGCTCAAATCTTCTTATTTTTGTTTTTTAGCGGATAACAAAATTTGAAAATAAGATGAGACAGAAAATAGTAGCAGGAAACTGGAAAATGAATAAAACTTTAGTGGAAGCACAATCCTTAACTTCTGAAATTGCCAATATGGTCGAAGATGAGGCTCCTTCGGATGTGAAAGTGGTGATTGCTCCTCCAGCGCCTTTCATATATGCAGTAGAAAATTTAATTCCTGAAATGGGACAGATCGTTTTGGCTGGTCAGAATTGTCATCAAGAAGATGCTGGTGCTTTTACAGGTGAAGTTTCGGCTCCTATGTTAAAATCTTTAGGTGCTCAATATGTGATTTTAGGGCATAGCGAAAGAAGAGAACATTTCTCTGAAACCGATGAAGAATTAGCCAAAAAGACTGATAATGCTTTGAAAAATGACTTGAAGGTAATTTTTTGTTGTGGTGAGCCTCTTGAAATTAGAGAGGCGGATACTCAAAATGAATATGTGACCAAGCAATTGACCAACAGCTTATTTCATTTAACCCCTGAGCAATTTAAAAATATCGTAATTGCTTACGAACCAATTTGGGCAATTGGAACGGGTAAAACAGCTAGTTCTCAACAAGCTCAAGATATGCATAAAACCATTCGTGAGCATATTGCTGCAAAATTTGGACAAGATGCTGCAAATAAAACGTCTATTTTATATGGCGGAAGTTGTAAACCTGATAATGCGAAAGAGCTTTTTTCTCAACCGGATGTTGATGGAGGTTTAATTGGAGGGGCATCTCTGAAATCAAGAGATTTTACTGATATAATCAAGTCTTTTTAATGAGTTATATATCGTTAGAAGTAAATTGTCATGAAGAATTCATTGAAATATTCATGGCAGAGTTGGCAGAAATTGGATTCTCTACCTTTCAAGAAAAGGAAGATGGAAACGGGCTTTTTGCTTATTCCGAAGAAAATCAGAAAATAGAAGCTTCTCAAATTGAGGAGCTTTTTCAACAATATGAAAGTTTGACTTCTGTCACCTATGAATTGGGTTCAGTGGAGAAAGAAAACTGGAATGCGGATTGGGAGAAAAACTATCAGCCCATTGAAGTAGAAAACAAGATTTTAGTCCGTGCTGATTTTCACCCATCCAACCCGAAATTCCCTACTGAGATTGTTGTAACTCCAAAAATGTCCTTCGGAACGGGACATCATGAAACTACCTATCAAATGCTGAACTTGATGCATGATATGGATTTGAAAGGGGCGGAAGTTTTAGATGCAGGTTGTGGAACAGGAATTTTAGCTATTTTAGCTGCAATTAAAGGAGCTGGAAAAGTGGAAGCTTATGATATAGATGAATGGGCAGTTGAAAATACTAATGAAAATTTTTTATTAAATTCAGTTGATAGTTCGATTTACAAGGTTTGGCAAGGCGAAGTCCAAACTATTCCTCAAGCATCATCTTACGATTTGATTTTAGCCAATATCAATAAAAATATATTGCTAGCAGACATACAACATTTGCAGAAGCACATTAAAAAAACTGGATTTCTAATGTTGAGCGGGTTTTATGAAAATGATAATCGAGATATTTTAAATGAATGCGAAAATTGTTCGTTAGAACTTATTAGTCAGTCTGTAAGGAACCAATGGTCAGCACTTTTGCTTAAGAATAATAAATGAGATTTTTCTATATCACCATATTAATCTTTCTTAATTCATTTTGGGCATATTCCCAAAATGATGCGGTTTCTGAGGAAACCGATAAACCTGATTTCTTAAAATCAGTTCAGATGGATTTGGCAACTTTGAATTCTGAAAAAGGAGAAGGGGTTTCTTTATTTTTTCAAAATTATTGGAATCAAGATAACTTATTTACTGATTCTAATAGAAAAAAGATAAAGGAGATTTACGGTAAAATGGTGGATCAAAATTTTAGTGTCCGAGAATATAGACTTCCATTTATTAGCACTTTATCTGGTGGAGCATCAAATTTGAAAGATCCAGCTGCGGCAATCAATTCTTTTCTTGAAACAATAGAGAGAGCATTTGAAGAGTTAGAATCGAGGCAGTTTAAAGAACTTCTACGTGTTACGGAACAAATTTTAGAGAAGAAAGCAATTTTCTACAGCAAGTATTATCAAGTAGTATTTAGTGACGGAAGCGTTAGTTTCGAATGGCCTTCCGAGCCGGAGGTTGAAGTATTTGAAGAGGTTTCTGAGCCTGCTGAAGAGGCTGAAACAGACACATGGGGAAGTGAATCTAATGATGACTGGGGTAGTGATGATGGTTGGGGTGAAAGTGAAGACGATGGTTGGGGCAATGATGATAATTGGGGTGAAGAAAGTGCAGATGCTAATGCTGGGCAACAAGCAGAGGAAGTAGATGCTCCTGCTGCAATATATAGTGAACCAATGCCTACATTGCAAGGCCCCATAGTAAAGTTGAGAAATATAAACTTAAAGTTCTTAACGTCAACTGATTCTGTTAAAATTAATAATGTGACGGGAAGTATGGAGCTTATAGGGTCAACTTTTGTAGCGGAAGGAGGAGAACTAACGTGGGAACATCTCGGTGTTGCACCTGATCAGCTATATGCTGAGTTAGCTGATTTTACTTTTGAAGTAAATAAGAAAGATTTTTATGCGGAAC
Protein-coding sequences here:
- the tpiA gene encoding triose-phosphate isomerase, with the protein product MRQKIVAGNWKMNKTLVEAQSLTSEIANMVEDEAPSDVKVVIAPPAPFIYAVENLIPEMGQIVLAGQNCHQEDAGAFTGEVSAPMLKSLGAQYVILGHSERREHFSETDEELAKKTDNALKNDLKVIFCCGEPLEIREADTQNEYVTKQLTNSLFHLTPEQFKNIVIAYEPIWAIGTGKTASSQQAQDMHKTIREHIAAKFGQDAANKTSILYGGSCKPDNAKELFSQPDVDGGLIGGASLKSRDFTDIIKSF
- the prmA gene encoding 50S ribosomal protein L11 methyltransferase codes for the protein MSYISLEVNCHEEFIEIFMAELAEIGFSTFQEKEDGNGLFAYSEENQKIEASQIEELFQQYESLTSVTYELGSVEKENWNADWEKNYQPIEVENKILVRADFHPSNPKFPTEIVVTPKMSFGTGHHETTYQMLNLMHDMDLKGAEVLDAGCGTGILAILAAIKGAGKVEAYDIDEWAVENTNENFLLNSVDSSIYKVWQGEVQTIPQASSYDLILANINKNILLADIQHLQKHIKKTGFLMLSGFYENDNRDILNECENCSLELISQSVRNQWSALLLKNNK
- a CDS encoding DASH family cryptochrome, whose product is MKKKHRKSLIWFRKNLRLKDNQALLEGVQNSEKYLLLYIFDEREWKKNPVGLKRSSDKKLNFLWQSVLDLKQNIEAKGGQLVMLKGDAEDLIQRLSIENKFDALYAPKESGTEEFELEKSVEDFFIKHRAKVDFYAQTTLFHEDDIPWPIGKLPDIFTQFRKENEKQTGVRDLFESPEDLSASIPVKEVFEFSDLAIGSISPEEKSVLNFQGGETHAWERLEYYFWDSDQLKEYKNTRNGLLGERYSSKFSPWLALGCISPKSIYYQVKQYEKERKKNQSTYWMIFELIWRDYFHFVLKKFGAQLFQKEGIKGKGVDWKWDLELFEKWKTAETGVPFIDANMRELNATGFMSNRGRQNVASFLVKDLGLDWRMGAWYFEHQLIDYDVASNWGNWAYVAGVGNDPRENRYFNILSQAKKYDVKGDYVRHWIPELKEIEGFNIHKVSLMNEVALEKLNLIIPDIYLRPVVDMGKWEY